In a single window of the Nicotiana tomentosiformis chromosome 8, ASM39032v3, whole genome shotgun sequence genome:
- the LOC104086560 gene encoding beta-1,6-galactosyltransferase GALT31A, which translates to MGLKIGSRSGAYKAAGANGVSSRWVSVLCIASFCLGVFVVNRLLTVPGPIRTVEDAISGDHMSQELRPLLKCEQKDTSLVAGDILSQVSKTHDVIMALDKTISSLEMKLAAARSAKAENEEISTAGRKPVIEPLNNRPKVFFVMGIITAFSSRKRRDSIRETWMPQGEDLGKLEKEKGIIIRFVIGHSATPGGVLDRAIDAEDAQHNDFLRLNHVEGYHELSSKTQIYFSTVAAKWDADFFIKVDDDVHVNLGVVGSILDRHRSKPRVYIGCMKSGPVLSQKGVKYHEPEYWKFGEEGNKYFRHATGQIYAISKDLATYVSINGHILHRYANEDVSLGSWFIGLDVEHIDERSLCCGTPPDCEWKAQAGNTCAASFDWSCSGICKSVERMEEVHQRCGEGNGAIWHTSF; encoded by the exons GTTATTGACAGTGCCTGGTCCTATTAGAACTGTGGAGGATGCTATATCAGGGGATCATATGTCACAGGAACTTCGTCCTCTTCTTAAGTGCGAGCAGAAG GATACTTCTCTGGTCGCAGGAGATATCCTCTCCCAAGTTTCAAAAACACATGATGTCATCAT GGCATTGGACAAAACCATATCTTCTCTGGAAATGAAGCTCGCCGCTGCCAGATCTGCTAAAgcagaaaatgaagaaatatcTACTGCTGGTAGGAAACCAGTAATTGAACCTTTGAATAACCGCCCTAAGGTTTTCTTTGTTATGGGAATCATCACTGCTTTCAGCAGCAGAAAGCGCAGGGATTCAATTAGGGAAACTTGGATGCCTCAAG GGGAGGATCTAGGAAAGTTGGAAAAGGAAAAGGGCATCATTATACGGTTTGTGATAGGGCACAG TGCAACCCCTGGTGGAGTCTTGGATCGTGCTATAGATGCTGAGGATGCACAACATAATGATTTCTTACGACTG AATCACGTCGAAGGATATCATGAGCTGTCCTCTAAGACTCAAATATACTTTTCAACTGTAGCGGCAAAGTGGGATGCTGACTTCTTCATTAAAGTTGATGATGATGTACATGTCAATCTGG GTGTTGTAGGTTCAATTTTAGACCGTCATCGTTCTAAACCTCGTGTGTATATTGGTTGCATGAAATCCGGACCTGTTCTCTCACAGAA AGGAGTGAAGTACCATGAACCAGAATACTGGAAATTTGGTGAGGAGGGAAATAAGTATTTTAGGCATGCAACTGGACAAATATATGCAATCTCCAAGGATTTGGCTACCTACGTATCGATCAATGG ACACATTCTCCATAGGTATGCAAATGAAGATGTTTCTCTTGGATCTTGGTTTATTGGGCTTGATGTTGAACATATTGATGAACGAAGTTTGTGCTGTGGAACACCCCCAG ACTGCGAGTGGAAGGCCCAAGCAGGGAACACTTGTGCTGCATCATTCGATTGGAGCTGTAGCGGAATTTGTAAGTCAGTAGAAAGGATGGAAGAGGTCCATCAGCGATGTGGAGAGGGCAATGGAGCAATATGGCATACCAGCTTCTGA